Proteins co-encoded in one Aerococcaceae bacterium DSM 111021 genomic window:
- a CDS encoding CHAP domain-containing protein: MVTVQSLLKVAQSYIGVSEGTSRFKGLINDYNSVRPVPMGYMVKFTDDWCDAFVTVIADKAGATELIGRECGVQRHIDIFKEKGIWLGRQFPKAGDIITFDWDGNGWADHIGFVESVENNRVTTIEGNSNERVQRNTFLWNDKRIMGYARPKYQIVGEVKKAVEVIVQEVIAGKWGSGQERIGKLIAVGYDAQLVQKEVNQVFLDVVRKPINQAEPAMTYLGSMLSKAHMAKVLTLAKQYDILPSLLIVMLHFEGVWGSSNVSRKDNNWGGMTWSDSYVGNPQIKKTKGSQRPSNEGGHYIRYTSVEDFLEDWVYLLRLGGTYKVSGKKGFKEAVKGLFRVGGAKYDYAALGYPKYLERMEARKIGIEKENVGTLKRLDSEWAKEEKKPTEKVIVSNRATTWQTGERMAPWVKGLAFDVMEKKEVTQEAYLLGSNGIAIGWLMEEDVVGM; encoded by the coding sequence ATGGTCACAGTACAGTCGCTGCTTAAAGTAGCCCAAAGTTATATCGGAGTGAGTGAGGGAACCAGTCGCTTTAAAGGCTTGATTAATGACTATAATTCAGTCAGACCTGTTCCCATGGGGTATATGGTCAAGTTTACAGATGATTGGTGTGATGCCTTTGTAACGGTGATTGCCGACAAGGCAGGGGCGACGGAATTGATTGGTCGAGAATGCGGTGTTCAACGTCATATTGATATATTCAAGGAGAAAGGGATTTGGTTAGGCAGGCAGTTCCCTAAAGCGGGAGATATTATTACCTTTGATTGGGATGGGAATGGTTGGGCGGATCACATTGGGTTTGTCGAGTCAGTTGAAAATAACCGGGTGACGACAATTGAAGGCAATAGTAACGAACGCGTTCAACGAAATACTTTCCTATGGAATGATAAGCGAATTATGGGATACGCCAGACCCAAGTATCAGATTGTCGGCGAAGTGAAAAAAGCGGTTGAAGTCATTGTTCAAGAAGTGATTGCTGGAAAGTGGGGTTCTGGACAAGAACGAATAGGGAAACTCATTGCGGTTGGATATGACGCGCAGTTAGTCCAAAAGGAAGTCAACCAAGTGTTTTTAGATGTTGTGAGAAAACCTATCAACCAAGCAGAACCAGCCATGACTTACTTAGGGTCCATGTTATCAAAGGCGCATATGGCTAAAGTGTTAACTTTAGCTAAGCAATATGATATCTTGCCGAGTTTGCTGATTGTGATGTTGCACTTTGAAGGGGTATGGGGAAGTTCCAACGTCTCAAGAAAAGATAATAATTGGGGTGGGATGACGTGGTCGGATAGTTATGTCGGTAACCCTCAAATTAAGAAGACTAAGGGTAGTCAACGACCAAGTAACGAAGGTGGACATTATATTCGCTACACTTCTGTGGAGGATTTCTTAGAGGATTGGGTCTACTTACTGAGACTTGGAGGAACGTATAAGGTTAGTGGTAAGAAAGGCTTTAAAGAGGCGGTTAAAGGTCTGTTTCGGGTTGGTGGAGCGAAGTATGATTATGCAGCACTAGGTTATCCGAAATACTTAGAAAGAATGGAAGCTAGAAAGATTGGCATTGAGAAAGAGAATGTCGGCACTCTGAAAAGGCTAGATTCAGAATGGGCCAAAGAAGAAAAGAAACCAACCGAAAAAGTCATCGTATCCAACCGAGCAACGACTTGGCAAACAGGCGAGAGAATGGCACCCTGGGTCAAGGGGTTAGCCTTTGATGTGATGGAAAAGAAAGAAGTCACGCAAGAGGCATATCTGTTAGGAAGTAATGGCATAGCGATCGGTTGGTTAATGGAAGAAGATGTTGTTGGGATGTAA
- a CDS encoding carbohydrate ABC transporter permease — MKTLAYDGRDRLFKIINSLLLMLVVASIILPVIYILAASFMDPTVLINDGISFNASDWTLEGYSRVLADSSILRGFVNSFLYSLGFGVMNVLVTMTAAYPLSRKDLMFKKPLMIFFGITMFFGGGLVPTYLLIRNLGMLNTPWALILPGSLSVGHLLLATVFVRGLPDEMMEAAKIDGANDIQIFIKMILPLSKPIMFVVFLYSFVGMWNSYFEAMIYISSPELEPLQLVLRRILVQNQPQSNMIGAQTAMAEMQKIAELIKYSTIVVSSAPLLIMFPFFQKYFEEGVVQGSIKG; from the coding sequence ATGAAAACCTTAGCTTATGACGGTAGAGATCGATTGTTTAAGATAATCAATTCACTTCTACTCATGCTAGTTGTTGCGTCAATTATATTGCCTGTTATCTATATATTAGCAGCTAGTTTTATGGACCCAACAGTCTTAATTAATGATGGTATAAGTTTTAATGCGAGTGATTGGACTTTAGAGGGTTATTCTCGAGTATTAGCTGATTCATCAATATTAAGAGGGTTCGTTAACTCATTCTTATACTCACTTGGTTTTGGAGTTATGAATGTTTTAGTCACAATGACGGCAGCTTATCCATTGAGTCGAAAAGACTTGATGTTTAAAAAGCCATTAATGATTTTCTTCGGAATAACGATGTTTTTCGGAGGAGGCTTAGTTCCAACTTACTTACTAATTAGAAATCTTGGTATGTTAAATACTCCATGGGCCTTGATACTGCCAGGATCTTTATCTGTTGGGCATCTATTACTTGCAACGGTGTTTGTCAGAGGATTACCAGATGAAATGATGGAAGCAGCAAAAATTGATGGAGCGAATGATATCCAAATTTTTATTAAAATGATTTTGCCCTTAAGTAAACCCATCATGTTTGTAGTGTTTCTATATTCTTTTGTGGGGATGTGGAACAGTTACTTTGAAGCAATGATATATATTAGCAGTCCTGAATTAGAACCATTACAACTTGTACTGCGAAGAATATTAGTACAAAATCAGCCTCAATCTAATATGATTGGTGCTCAAACTGCTATGGCTGAAATGCAGAAGATAGCAGAACTCATCAAATATTCAACAATTGTTGTTTCAAGTGCGCCCTTACTTATTATGTTTCCTTTCTTTCAAAAATACTTTGAAGAAGGTGTCGTGCAAGGTTCTATTAAAGGTTAA
- a CDS encoding sugar ABC transporter permease: MLMIPAVLITLIFKYFPMYGIVLAFKDYNPILGIAGSKWVGLEHFRNFLSSPNFSRLLENTLKLSIYGLLWGFFPPIIIALMLNQIMSQKIKSTLQTILYMPNFISTVIIVGIIFLLFSSSGPIISILESIGMNVPNFLTNPGSFRSLYIFSGIWQGMGWASLLYTAVLSGVPPELYEAAEIDGATILQKIRYIELPTMKPLIIINLILSVGGIMNLGYEKAYLMQTSLNLPTSEIIDTYVYKVGLQSGDYSYSTAIGLFNTAINLVLLLATTLIINRMNNRKVVAK, from the coding sequence ATGCTAATGATTCCTGCGGTATTAATCACATTGATTTTTAAATACTTTCCTATGTATGGAATTGTTTTAGCTTTTAAAGATTACAATCCTATTCTAGGTATCGCTGGAAGTAAGTGGGTTGGATTGGAGCATTTTAGAAACTTTCTATCGTCGCCCAATTTCTCACGGTTATTAGAAAACACGTTGAAGTTATCTATATATGGACTTCTATGGGGGTTTTTCCCACCTATAATTATTGCCTTAATGCTTAATCAGATTATGTCGCAAAAAATAAAAAGTACATTACAAACCATACTTTATATGCCGAATTTTATTTCGACCGTTATTATTGTCGGAATTATATTCTTGCTGTTCTCTTCTTCCGGGCCGATTATCTCGATTTTAGAATCAATAGGAATGAATGTACCAAATTTCCTAACCAATCCAGGTTCATTCCGATCATTGTATATTTTCTCTGGAATTTGGCAGGGTATGGGATGGGCTTCATTACTCTATACGGCTGTGTTATCTGGAGTACCACCAGAGCTATATGAAGCAGCAGAAATCGATGGAGCAACGATCTTACAAAAGATTAGATATATTGAATTACCAACAATGAAGCCACTGATTATTATTAACTTAATCCTATCGGTAGGTGGAATTATGAACTTGGGGTATGAAAAAGCTTACCTAATGCAGACGAGCTTGAATCTTCCAACCTCAGAAATAATTGATACGTATGTCTATAAAGTTGGACTGCAATCTGGAGACTATTCATATTCGACAGCTATAGGCTTATTCAATACTGCGATTAATCTAGTATTACTATTAGCTACAACACTAATTATTAACAGAATGAATAATAGAAAGGTGGTCGCAAAATGA
- a CDS encoding holin, with amino-acid sequence MRLANKTYDLLKWFVLIVLPAVAVLFQSLGELYGYASTEVVVSTINMFAAFVGTILQISSKYYHGGNGDGHSTVAA; translated from the coding sequence ATGCGTTTAGCTAACAAGACCTATGACTTGTTGAAGTGGTTTGTCTTAATTGTCCTACCAGCCGTGGCGGTCTTGTTCCAAAGTTTAGGTGAGTTATATGGATATGCAAGCACTGAGGTAGTTGTTTCAACGATTAATATGTTCGCAGCCTTTGTCGGAACAATTCTACAAATATCAAGTAAATATTATCATGGAGGTAACGGAGATGGTCACAGTACAGTCGCTGCTTAA
- a CDS encoding ROK family protein: protein MLYGAIEAGGTKFVCAVGNKEYKTLDKISIETTNPEETLEQVIYFFNKYKAEISSIGIGSFGPIDSDINSDKYGFITNTPKLLWKDFNFLGTLKSVFNIPMYWTTDVNASANGEYHFGHGEDLSSIVYVTIGTGVGGGAIQNGEFIGGASHPEMGHMIVHPHSSAEKSGNCPYHDFCLEGLASGPAIEHRTGVKGKDLDTNSIEWDIEAYYIAQAVYNITYTLRPERVILGGGVMNKELLLEKVQNQYQELAGNYLDIDDIKTYIVMPKLGDEAALKGCYKLAEKAENNE, encoded by the coding sequence ATGTTGTATGGGGCTATTGAAGCTGGGGGCACGAAATTTGTATGTGCAGTTGGAAACAAAGAATATAAGACCTTGGATAAAATAAGTATAGAAACAACAAATCCTGAGGAAACTTTAGAACAAGTTATATATTTTTTCAATAAATATAAAGCAGAAATCTCAAGTATAGGGATTGGATCATTTGGGCCAATTGATAGTGATATTAATTCTGATAAGTATGGATTCATTACAAATACACCAAAGCTATTATGGAAAGATTTCAATTTCTTAGGAACATTAAAGTCAGTATTTAATATACCTATGTATTGGACCACGGATGTTAATGCATCTGCGAATGGTGAGTATCACTTCGGACATGGCGAGGACCTATCTAGTATTGTATATGTGACGATTGGAACGGGTGTTGGTGGAGGAGCTATTCAAAATGGTGAATTCATTGGAGGAGCATCCCATCCAGAGATGGGACATATGATTGTTCATCCACATAGTAGCGCAGAAAAAAGCGGAAATTGCCCTTATCATGACTTTTGTTTGGAAGGGTTAGCAAGTGGACCAGCAATTGAACATAGAACGGGAGTCAAAGGGAAAGATTTAGATACTAACAGTATTGAATGGGATATTGAGGCATACTATATTGCTCAAGCAGTGTATAATATAACGTATACCTTACGTCCTGAGCGAGTGATCCTTGGTGGTGGTGTCATGAATAAGGAATTATTACTAGAAAAAGTTCAAAATCAGTATCAAGAATTAGCTGGAAATTATTTAGACATTGACGATATTAAGACATATATCGTAATGCCTAAATTAGGGGATGAGGCTGCGCTAAAAGGTTGTTATAAATTAGCCGAAAAAGCAGAAAATAACGAATGA
- a CDS encoding DUF2922 domain-containing protein, with protein sequence MQDTYNLELLFKDEAGSSKKVTLRNPKLGLTSQDVQSAIDTIAGAEIFVGDNGDSYAEGVGARYVSRTVEDIYIAA encoded by the coding sequence ATGCAAGATACATATAACTTAGAATTATTATTCAAAGACGAAGCAGGCTCAAGCAAGAAAGTTACATTACGTAACCCTAAACTAGGCTTAACATCACAAGATGTTCAATCAGCAATCGACACAATCGCTGGTGCTGAGATATTCGTTGGAGACAACGGAGACTCATATGCTGAAGGTGTAGGAGCTCGCTACGTTAGCCGTACGGTTGAAGATATCTACATTGCTGCATAA
- a CDS encoding glycerate kinase produces MINKILLAPDSFKGSLTALEVCKAMEEGIRRVLPDVDIVQVPMADGGEGTVQSLVDATNGELLKAKVTGPLGNPVTATYGVLGDGKTGVIEMAEASGLHHVNALTQNPLVTTTYGTGELIVELINRGITQIILGLGGSATNDGGAGMAQALGYELLKFDGSPIEFGGGALDQLDRIGVEQVHPKLKDVTFIVASDVNNPLCGPDGASSVFGPQKGATAEMIDILNANLKYYARVIKRDIGRDVIHLPGAGAAGGLGAGLLAFTQAELKRGIDIVIEYSDFKAKAKGVDLCLTGEGAMDFQTKFGKTPYGVAQAMNEVSPKAKVIAVVGKIGEGIEELYSEGIDAVFGTAPGASTLEALVEDAGVNVSRTVENVVRTIR; encoded by the coding sequence ATGATCAACAAAATATTACTCGCACCTGATTCGTTCAAGGGAAGTCTAACGGCATTAGAGGTATGCAAAGCAATGGAAGAGGGAATTAGGCGCGTCTTACCAGATGTTGATATTGTTCAAGTTCCGATGGCCGATGGGGGCGAGGGAACGGTTCAATCACTAGTGGATGCGACGAATGGGGAGTTATTAAAAGCAAAAGTCACAGGACCTTTAGGGAACCCAGTTACCGCGACTTATGGGGTATTAGGTGATGGTAAAACAGGTGTGATTGAGATGGCTGAAGCAAGTGGCTTACATCATGTGAATGCTTTGACTCAAAATCCACTGGTAACTACAACTTATGGTACGGGCGAGTTGATTGTTGAGTTAATCAACCGTGGTATTACTCAGATTATACTTGGCTTAGGTGGTTCGGCGACGAATGACGGAGGTGCAGGTATGGCACAAGCGTTAGGTTATGAATTATTAAAGTTTGACGGGTCGCCGATTGAATTCGGTGGTGGGGCGTTGGACCAGTTGGACCGGATCGGAGTGGAACAAGTTCACCCTAAGTTGAAAGATGTTACCTTTATCGTCGCATCGGATGTGAATAATCCATTATGTGGGCCAGACGGTGCATCGAGTGTTTTTGGGCCTCAAAAAGGCGCAACCGCTGAGATGATTGATATACTAAATGCGAATCTAAAGTACTATGCAAGGGTCATTAAGCGCGATATCGGGCGTGATGTCATCCATCTACCAGGGGCTGGAGCAGCTGGTGGATTAGGTGCGGGCTTACTCGCTTTTACGCAAGCAGAGCTCAAGCGCGGGATTGATATTGTGATTGAGTATTCAGACTTTAAAGCGAAGGCAAAAGGTGTTGATCTGTGTTTAACAGGTGAGGGCGCTATGGATTTTCAAACAAAGTTTGGCAAGACACCGTATGGCGTTGCTCAAGCAATGAATGAAGTGAGCCCCAAAGCAAAAGTAATTGCGGTAGTTGGGAAGATAGGCGAAGGAATCGAAGAGTTGTATTCAGAAGGCATTGACGCGGTGTTTGGCACGGCTCCGGGGGCGAGTACGTTAGAGGCATTGGTTGAAGATGCGGGAGTGAATGTCAGCCGGACTGTGGAGAATGTAGTAAGAACTATAAGATAA
- a CDS encoding LacI family DNA-binding transcriptional regulator has translation MATMKDVAKLAGVSVGSVSNVFNGIKVKKSTYNKVISAVEELNYETNNLARSFKLNHTNTIALILPTIWHPFFSSIAFYLEEIAEANDYHVFLCNSNNNEETELNYIKMLRKNKVDGIIAITYRDIDSYIESSLPFVSIDRHFNKDISIVSSDNFKGGRLAAQTLYEKGAKTLLFVGSHNLMSNETMKRRQGFESYCVENKIKYHIIDLLEPNNDFTDDLKLMMSKYTEIDGIFTINDFVGLDIIDKLKDMNKEVLVDYQLIGFDGIKLSSERDYQVSTIVQPVKEIAYNAFEILMKQIKNPEYKEQRNLPIKFMEGGTTN, from the coding sequence ATGGCAACGATGAAGGATGTAGCTAAACTAGCAGGGGTTAGTGTTGGTAGTGTTAGTAATGTATTTAATGGGATAAAAGTTAAAAAATCCACCTATAATAAGGTTATCTCAGCTGTGGAAGAACTAAATTATGAAACAAATAATTTAGCTAGAAGCTTTAAATTAAATCATACAAATACAATTGCTTTAATTCTACCAACTATTTGGCATCCATTCTTTTCTTCGATTGCTTTTTATCTAGAAGAAATTGCGGAAGCAAATGACTATCATGTCTTTTTATGTAATTCAAATAACAATGAAGAAACTGAATTAAATTACATTAAAATGTTAAGAAAAAACAAAGTTGATGGAATTATTGCTATAACTTATAGAGATATCGATTCTTATATAGAAAGTTCTCTTCCATTTGTTAGTATTGACCGTCACTTTAATAAAGATATCAGTATCGTATCGAGTGATAACTTTAAAGGGGGAAGATTAGCTGCTCAAACACTTTATGAAAAAGGAGCAAAAACATTATTATTTGTTGGATCTCATAATTTGATGTCTAACGAAACGATGAAAAGACGTCAAGGATTTGAATCATATTGTGTAGAGAATAAAATCAAGTATCATATCATCGATTTATTGGAACCAAATAATGATTTTACGGATGATTTGAAGTTAATGATGAGTAAATATACAGAAATCGACGGAATCTTCACTATTAATGATTTTGTAGGTTTAGACATTATAGATAAATTAAAGGATATGAATAAGGAAGTCTTAGTTGATTATCAATTGATTGGTTTTGATGGTATTAAATTGAGTAGCGAAAGAGATTATCAAGTATCTACGATTGTTCAACCTGTTAAAGAAATAGCGTATAATGCGTTTGAAATATTAATGAAGCAAATTAAAAATCCAGAATATAAAGAACAAAGAAATCTTCCAATCAAGTTTATGGAAGGAGGAACAACTAATTAA
- a CDS encoding DEAD/DEAH box helicase produces MDLLEQSLRKAFINRREIGSQYDPKLIINQPEKREFLLNSLQDETEKCISFIFSIAFVTQDGLNAIKTYLSDLNRRGIKGRLITSTYLQFNNPDVFDSLMEIPNLEVKLSEKRGFHAKGYLFEHKDYYSFIIGSSNLTMSALKLNYEWNVRLTSYNHGEIIHQMQEHLEEQWEQALPLTKEWIKDYRENYQPEAINNAIVIKDPPLNENYIVPNKMQIVALSKLEALRESGEQKGLVISATGTGKTYLAAFDVLNAKPNKMLFIVHREQILKDAMRSFQRVIGGSSSDYGILSGNRKEIDAKYLFATIQTISKPEYQEMFHRNEFDYILIDEVHKAGAKSYIQTIDYFEPKFLLGVTATPERTDKVNIFELFDYNTAHEIRLQEALEEDLLSPFHYFGVTDYEKDGEVISEVTDLKYLTMNDRVKFLIDKLKYYGVSRNKVRGLVFCSRKNEAELLAERFNHFGIRSSHLTGDHSIEEREYEIERLENGEIEYIFTVDIFNEGIDIPMVNQVVMLRNTQSSIIFIQQMGRGLRKHKSKEFVTIVDFIGNYKNNYMIPMALSGDISGNKDNLRRDTFETSYITGLSSINFEQVAKERIFASIDQAKLDTISELRKSYTKLKERLNRVPKLSDFKETNTLDPLIIMNRSDNYHEFVKKMKDTEIELSEIDNKLLKFLSREIIAGKRIHEIVLVKALMETSDYRMSREEVIDLFQKSELNNSNRIVNSVLRTLSLDFYTGTMKMAYKGAEIIEEVGDAIKLTEPFIAAMKSKYFIDLVEDVLKTAYLLSKDFDHTMPLTRYQKYYRRDTIRLLGWKEQVVDQNIGGYVRDNEQKVFIIFVTLDKGEDFQGAEIAYEDALLDETTMHWVSKAGRKLTSPEIQIMQGPEDWAIHVFVKKSDDEGIDFYYLGEVQPKVDTINQVDKPIDDGKSKSVVEMELKFKEPIDSRLFKYLQ; encoded by the coding sequence ATGCGATTAAAACATACTTATCAGATTTAAATCGTCGGGGAATTAAAGGCCGTTTGATTACATCAACCTACTTACAATTCAATAATCCTGATGTTTTTGATTCTTTAATGGAAATACCCAATTTAGAAGTGAAATTATCTGAGAAGCGTGGTTTCCATGCTAAAGGTTACTTATTTGAACATAAAGATTATTACTCTTTTATCATAGGTAGTTCAAATTTAACAATGAGTGCGTTAAAGTTAAACTATGAATGGAATGTTAGATTGACTTCATATAACCATGGTGAAATTATTCATCAGATGCAGGAGCATCTAGAAGAACAGTGGGAACAGGCACTACCTTTAACAAAAGAGTGGATAAAAGACTATCGTGAAAATTATCAACCAGAAGCGATAAATAATGCGATAGTTATTAAGGATCCACCACTTAATGAAAATTATATTGTCCCAAATAAAATGCAAATAGTCGCACTCTCGAAACTTGAGGCATTACGAGAATCTGGCGAACAAAAAGGACTTGTGATATCAGCGACAGGTACAGGGAAAACCTATCTTGCTGCTTTTGATGTTCTTAATGCGAAGCCCAATAAAATGTTGTTCATTGTTCATAGAGAACAGATATTAAAGGACGCAATGCGATCTTTCCAAAGGGTTATTGGAGGAAGTAGCTCTGATTACGGCATTCTATCTGGAAATCGAAAAGAAATTGATGCAAAATATCTATTCGCAACAATTCAAACTATCTCAAAGCCAGAGTATCAAGAGATGTTCCATCGAAATGAATTTGATTATATTCTCATCGATGAAGTGCATAAAGCTGGTGCTAAATCATATATTCAAACAATAGACTACTTTGAACCTAAATTTCTACTAGGGGTAACAGCAACACCGGAACGAACAGATAAGGTTAATATTTTTGAATTATTTGATTACAATACCGCTCATGAGATTCGGCTTCAAGAAGCATTGGAGGAAGATTTACTAAGCCCGTTCCATTACTTTGGTGTCACCGACTACGAAAAAGATGGAGAAGTCATTTCAGAGGTGACTGATTTAAAATACCTTACGATGAATGACCGCGTAAAATTTTTAATTGATAAGTTGAAATATTATGGAGTCTCGCGTAATAAAGTTCGTGGTTTAGTATTTTGTAGTCGAAAAAATGAAGCTGAGTTATTAGCAGAAAGGTTTAACCACTTTGGTATACGATCATCTCATCTAACTGGTGATCATTCTATCGAAGAACGTGAATATGAGATTGAACGATTGGAAAATGGAGAGATAGAATATATCTTTACTGTTGATATTTTCAATGAAGGTATTGATATCCCAATGGTAAATCAAGTTGTGATGTTGCGTAATACGCAATCAAGTATTATCTTTATCCAACAAATGGGACGTGGATTACGTAAACATAAGTCAAAAGAGTTTGTAACGATAGTAGACTTCATTGGTAATTATAAGAATAACTATATGATTCCTATGGCATTATCAGGAGATATATCAGGAAATAAAGACAACTTAAGACGTGATACATTTGAGACGAGTTATATCACAGGACTGTCTTCTATAAACTTTGAACAAGTAGCTAAAGAACGAATCTTTGCCTCTATTGATCAAGCGAAATTAGATACTATCTCAGAATTAAGAAAGTCGTACACTAAGTTGAAGGAGCGGCTAAATAGGGTACCAAAATTATCTGATTTTAAAGAAACGAATACACTGGATCCATTGATTATTATGAACCGTTCAGATAATTATCATGAATTTGTTAAAAAAATGAAAGACACTGAGATTGAGCTATCGGAGATAGATAATAAGCTATTAAAATTCCTTTCCCGAGAAATAATAGCAGGTAAAAGGATCCATGAAATCGTATTAGTAAAGGCATTGATGGAAACATCAGATTATAGAATGAGTAGAGAGGAAGTTATTGATCTATTCCAAAAATCTGAATTGAATAATTCAAACAGAATAGTGAATTCGGTTCTCAGAACATTATCATTAGATTTCTACACAGGAACAATGAAGATGGCTTATAAAGGAGCAGAAATAATCGAAGAAGTTGGAGATGCAATTAAGCTTACTGAACCATTTATTGCTGCAATGAAATCAAAGTACTTCATTGATTTGGTTGAGGATGTCCTCAAAACTGCTTATTTATTAAGTAAAGATTTTGATCATACAATGCCACTAACACGTTATCAAAAGTATTATCGACGGGATACAATTCGTTTATTAGGCTGGAAAGAACAAGTCGTCGATCAAAATATTGGAGGTTATGTTCGAGACAATGAACAAAAAGTATTTATTATTTTTGTTACTCTGGATAAAGGGGAAGACTTTCAAGGTGCGGAGATAGCCTATGAGGATGCTTTGCTTGATGAGACTACAATGCACTGGGTTAGTAAAGCAGGCCGTAAATTAACATCTCCAGAAATTCAAATAATGCAAGGACCAGAAGATTGGGCAATTCATGTCTTCGTTAAGAAATCAGACGATGAAGGAATTGACTTCTATTACTTAGGTGAGGTGCAACCTAAGGTAGACACAATAAATCAAGTGGATAAGCCTATTGATGACGGTAAGAGCAAGAGTGTTGTTGAGATGGAGTTGAAATTTAAAGAGCCAATTGATAGTAGACTGTTTAAGTATTTGCAATAA